A genomic stretch from Serratia entomophila includes:
- a CDS encoding SDR family oxidoreductase — protein MDLTGKRVLITAAGQGIGFTTARLFAAAGAEVIASDINTERLQGSAGIRALQLNVTDPAAIAAAAESIGPIDVLFNCAGVVHSGSILECSEEQWAFALDLNVTAMFRTIRAFLPGMLARGKGSIINMSSVASSIKGVPNRFAYGASKAAVIGLTRSVAADYVTQGIRCNAICPGTVESPSLRQRIHEQAREQGRSEQEVYQAFVARQPIGRIGTTEEIAQLALYLASDASSYTTGTVQIIDGGWSN, from the coding sequence ATGGACTTAACCGGGAAACGCGTGCTGATCACCGCCGCCGGGCAGGGGATCGGTTTCACCACCGCCAGGCTGTTCGCCGCCGCCGGCGCCGAGGTGATCGCCAGCGACATCAACACCGAACGGCTGCAGGGCAGCGCCGGGATCCGCGCGCTGCAGCTGAACGTCACCGACCCGGCGGCCATTGCCGCGGCGGCGGAAAGCATTGGCCCGATCGACGTACTGTTCAACTGCGCCGGGGTGGTGCACAGCGGCTCGATCCTCGAGTGCAGCGAGGAGCAGTGGGCGTTCGCCCTCGATCTCAACGTCACCGCGATGTTCCGCACCATCCGCGCCTTCTTGCCCGGCATGCTGGCGCGTGGCAAGGGCTCGATTATCAACATGTCTTCGGTGGCTTCCAGCATCAAGGGCGTGCCGAACCGCTTCGCTTACGGCGCCAGCAAGGCGGCGGTGATCGGCCTGACGCGCTCGGTGGCGGCGGATTACGTCACTCAGGGCATCCGCTGCAACGCCATCTGCCCCGGTACGGTGGAATCGCCGTCGCTGCGCCAGCGCATCCATGAGCAGGCGCGCGAACAGGGCCGCAGCGAACAAGAGGTGTATCAGGCATTCGTCGCCCGCCAGCCGATCGGCCGCATCGGCACCACCGAAGAGATTGCCCAACTGGCGCTGTATCTGGCTTCCGACGCCAGTTCCTACACCACCGGCACGGTGCAGATTATCGACGGCGGCTGGAGCAACTGA
- the hpaH gene encoding 2-oxo-hept-4-ene-1,7-dioate hydratase — translation MLDKQLINRAVQRLHQAEQNREQIRALSLDHPEITIEDAYAIQRQWVALKIAEGRTLKGHKIGLTSRAMQVSSQISEPDYGALLDDMFFNDGSDIPFDRFIVPRVEVELAFVLAKPLRGPNCTLFDVYNATDYVIPALEIIDARSHNVDPQTQRPRKVFDTISDNAANAGVVMGGRPIRPDALDLRWISALLYRNGVIEESGVAAAVLNHPANGVAWLANKLAPYEVELEAGQVILGGSFTRPVPARRGDTFHVDYGPMGCISCRFV, via the coding sequence ATGCTGGATAAACAGCTGATTAACCGTGCGGTGCAGCGCCTGCATCAGGCGGAGCAAAACCGTGAACAGATCCGCGCGCTGTCGCTCGATCATCCCGAGATAACCATCGAAGACGCCTACGCCATTCAGCGCCAGTGGGTGGCGCTGAAGATTGCCGAGGGGCGCACGCTGAAAGGCCACAAGATTGGCCTGACTTCGCGCGCCATGCAGGTCAGCTCGCAGATCTCCGAGCCGGACTACGGCGCGCTGCTGGACGACATGTTCTTCAACGACGGCAGCGATATTCCTTTCGATCGCTTTATCGTGCCGCGGGTGGAGGTGGAGCTGGCTTTCGTGCTGGCCAAGCCGCTGCGCGGGCCGAACTGCACGCTGTTCGACGTGTATAACGCCACGGACTACGTCATCCCGGCGCTGGAAATTATCGACGCGCGCAGCCACAACGTCGATCCGCAGACCCAGCGGCCGCGCAAGGTGTTCGACACCATTTCCGACAACGCCGCCAACGCCGGTGTGGTGATGGGCGGGCGGCCAATCAGGCCGGATGCGCTGGATCTGCGCTGGATCTCCGCACTGCTGTATCGCAACGGGGTGATCGAAGAGTCCGGCGTGGCGGCGGCGGTGCTCAATCATCCGGCCAATGGCGTGGCCTGGCTGGCCAACAAGCTGGCGCCTTATGAGGTGGAGCTGGAGGCGGGGCAGGTGATCCTCGGCGGTTCCTTCACCCGGCCGGTGCCGGCCAGGCGCGGCGACACCTTCCACGTGGACTATGGCCCGATGGGCTGCATCAGCTGCCGCTTCGTTTAG
- a CDS encoding 5-carboxymethyl-2-hydroxymuconate Delta-isomerase, which yields MPHFYAECTNNIREEADLPALFARVNQALADTGIFPLAGVRSRAIWLDTWQMADGKQDYAFVHMTLKIGHGRSLESREQVGEMLFALIKQHFAALMAQRYLALSFTMEELDPVLNYKQNNVHALFRKA from the coding sequence ATGCCGCATTTTTATGCTGAATGCACCAATAACATCCGCGAAGAGGCCGATCTTCCCGCCCTGTTCGCCAGGGTCAATCAGGCGCTGGCGGACACCGGCATTTTCCCGCTGGCCGGGGTGCGCAGCCGCGCCATCTGGCTGGACACCTGGCAGATGGCCGACGGCAAGCAGGATTACGCCTTCGTGCATATGACGCTGAAGATTGGCCACGGCCGCAGTCTGGAAAGCCGCGAACAGGTCGGCGAGATGCTGTTCGCGCTGATTAAGCAACACTTCGCCGCGCTGATGGCGCAGCGTTATCTGGCGCTCTCTTTCACCATGGAAGAGCTGGATCCGGTGCTGAACTACAAGCAGAACAACGTTCATGCGCTATTTCGCAAAGCCTGA
- a CDS encoding 4-hydroxyphenylacetate 3-monooxygenase reductase subunit, giving the protein MSQENEQRLRFRDAMASLSAAVNIVTTDGPAGRCGITATAVCSVTDTPPTLMVCINRNSAMNPVFQGNRRLCVNVLNHEQELMARHFAGMTGVSMEERFRLEEWQRGPLGQPVLRNTLASLEGEIEQIQSIGTHQVYLVQITQITLSETGNGLIYFKRNFHPVIHQMAALA; this is encoded by the coding sequence ATGTCTCAGGAAAATGAACAGCGCTTACGCTTTCGCGACGCTATGGCCAGCCTGTCTGCGGCGGTGAACATCGTCACCACCGACGGCCCGGCGGGGCGCTGCGGCATCACCGCCACCGCGGTGTGCTCGGTGACCGATACGCCGCCGACGCTGATGGTGTGCATCAACCGCAACAGCGCGATGAACCCGGTGTTTCAGGGCAACCGGCGGCTGTGCGTCAACGTGCTGAACCATGAGCAGGAGCTGATGGCGCGCCATTTCGCCGGCATGACCGGCGTCAGCATGGAAGAGCGTTTCCGGCTGGAAGAGTGGCAGCGCGGCCCGCTGGGCCAGCCGGTGCTGCGCAATACGCTGGCCAGCCTGGAAGGCGAGATCGAGCAGATCCAGAGCATCGGCACCCACCAGGTGTATCTGGTGCAGATCACGCAAATCACTCTGAGTGAAACCGGCAACGGGCTGATCTACTTCAAGCGCAACTTCCATCCGGTGATCCATCAGATGGCGGCGCTGGCGTAA
- the hpaA gene encoding 4-hydroxyphenylacetate catabolism regulatory protein HpaA, whose protein sequence is MQKSTGFIANIDICKEYDARYAADEVHYETFAGLAAFFGRDMQVHWHDCFFQVHFLETGKIELQLDDQHYSVQAPLFILTPPSVPHAFFTEPDSDGHVLTVRQELIWPLLERLYPGSNLALDMPGICLSMADAPQELTALSHYWALIRREFSQGLAGREQTLALLAQAVFTLLLRNTALEDSANSGVRGELKLFQRFNKMVDERFREHLPVPEYAQALGVTESRLNDLCRRFANRPPKRLIFDRLLREAKRMLLFSACTVHETAYSLGFKDPAYFARFFNRLEGCSPSTYRAAQHALS, encoded by the coding sequence GTGCAGAAAAGTACCGGCTTTATCGCCAATATCGATATTTGCAAAGAGTACGACGCGCGTTACGCCGCTGATGAGGTGCATTACGAAACCTTCGCCGGGCTGGCGGCGTTCTTTGGCCGCGACATGCAGGTGCACTGGCACGACTGCTTCTTTCAGGTGCACTTTCTGGAGACCGGCAAGATAGAGCTGCAGCTCGACGATCAGCACTATTCGGTGCAGGCGCCGCTGTTTATCCTCACGCCGCCGTCGGTGCCGCATGCGTTTTTCACCGAACCGGACAGCGACGGCCACGTGCTGACGGTGCGCCAGGAGCTGATCTGGCCGCTGCTGGAGCGGCTGTACCCCGGCAGCAACCTGGCGCTGGACATGCCGGGCATCTGCCTGTCGATGGCCGACGCGCCGCAGGAGCTGACGGCGCTCAGCCATTACTGGGCGCTGATCCGCCGCGAGTTCAGCCAGGGGCTGGCCGGGCGCGAGCAGACGCTGGCGCTGCTGGCGCAGGCGGTGTTTACCCTGCTGCTGCGCAACACCGCGCTGGAGGACAGCGCCAACAGCGGGGTGCGCGGCGAGCTGAAGCTGTTCCAGCGCTTCAACAAGATGGTGGACGAACGCTTCCGCGAGCATCTGCCGGTGCCGGAGTATGCGCAGGCGCTGGGGGTGACCGAATCGCGCCTCAACGACCTGTGCCGGCGCTTCGCCAACCGCCCGCCGAAGCGGCTGATCTTCGACCGCCTGCTGCGCGAGGCCAAGCGCATGCTGCTGTTCAGCGCCTGTACGGTGCATGAAACCGCTTATAGCCTCGGCTTCAAGGATCCGGCCTATTTCGCCCGCTTTTTCAACCGGCTGGAAGGCTGTTCCCCCTCGACCTACCGCGCGGCGCAGCACGCCCTTTCGTAA
- the hpaI gene encoding 4-hydroxy-2-oxoheptanedioate aldolase, which produces MLTNHFKRALQEKRPQIGLWLGLCSSYSAELLAGAGFDWLLIDGEHAPNNVQTVLGQLQAIAPYPSQPVVRPPWNDAVMIKQLLDVGAQTLLIPMIQNAEQAREAVRATRYPPQGIRGVGSALARASRWNRVPNYLQQADEEMCVLVQIETREAVKNLDAILQVPGVDGVFIGPADLSADMGFAGNPQHPEVQRTIDDAIARISAAGKAPGILMANRELAQRYLAAGALFVAVGVDTTLLARAAESLASDFKQGRPEAPSPSVY; this is translated from the coding sequence ATGTTAACCAACCACTTCAAACGGGCGCTGCAGGAAAAACGCCCGCAGATCGGCCTGTGGCTCGGCCTGTGCAGCAGCTACAGCGCCGAACTGCTGGCCGGCGCCGGTTTCGACTGGCTGCTGATCGACGGCGAACATGCGCCCAACAACGTGCAGACGGTGCTGGGCCAGCTGCAGGCGATAGCGCCTTATCCGAGCCAGCCGGTGGTGCGCCCGCCGTGGAACGACGCGGTGATGATCAAACAGCTGCTGGACGTCGGCGCGCAGACCCTGCTGATCCCGATGATCCAAAACGCCGAGCAGGCGCGCGAAGCGGTGCGCGCCACCCGCTATCCGCCGCAGGGCATCCGCGGCGTCGGCAGCGCTCTGGCGCGCGCGTCCCGCTGGAACCGGGTGCCGAATTACCTGCAGCAGGCCGACGAGGAAATGTGCGTGCTGGTGCAGATTGAAACCCGCGAGGCGGTGAAAAACCTCGACGCCATTTTGCAGGTGCCAGGGGTGGACGGGGTGTTTATCGGCCCGGCGGATCTGAGCGCCGACATGGGCTTCGCCGGTAATCCGCAGCACCCCGAAGTGCAGCGCACCATCGACGACGCCATCGCGCGCATCAGCGCCGCCGGCAAGGCGCCGGGCATTCTGATGGCCAACCGGGAGCTGGCGCAGCGCTATCTGGCGGCCGGCGCGCTGTTCGTCGCCGTCGGCGTAGACACCACCCTGCTGGCGCGCGCGGCGGAATCCCTGGCGAGCGACTTCAAGCAGGGTAGACCGGAAGCGCCATCCCCGAGCGTTTATTAA
- the hpaB gene encoding 4-hydroxyphenylacetate 3-monooxygenase, oxygenase component — protein MKPEDFRADSKRPFTGAEYLKSLQDSREIYIYGERVKDVTTHPAFRNAAASVGQLYDALHDPASQDRLCWNTDTGNGGYTHKFFRYARSPEEMRQQRDAIADWSRQSYGWMGRTPDYKAAFGCALGAYPEFYGQFADNARHWYKRIQETGLYFNHAIVNPPIDRHKPVNEVKDVYIQVEKETDAGIIVSGAKVVATNSALTHYNFIGFGSAQVMGDNPDFALMFVAPMDAEGVKLISRASYELVAGATGSPFDYPLSSRFDENDAILIMDHVLIPWENVLIYRDFDRCRRWSTQGGFARLFPLQACVRLAVKMDFITALLQKSLSCTGVLEFRGVQADLGEVVAWRNLFWSLSDAMCAEATPWENGAYLPDSAALQTYRVMAPMAYTKVKHIIEKNVTSGLIYLPSSVRDMNNPEIDKYLSRYVRGSDGMDHVERIKILKLMWDAIGSEFGGRHELYEINYAGSQDEIRLQCLRHAQGSGTMDRMMQMVDKCLADYDQHGWKVPHLHNNGDINQLDNLLK, from the coding sequence ATGAAACCAGAAGACTTTCGTGCCGACAGCAAACGCCCGTTCACCGGCGCCGAGTACCTGAAAAGTTTGCAGGACAGCCGCGAAATCTACATTTACGGCGAGCGGGTGAAAGACGTCACCACCCATCCGGCGTTCCGCAACGCGGCGGCCTCGGTGGGCCAGCTGTACGACGCGCTGCACGATCCGGCCAGCCAGGATCGCCTGTGCTGGAACACCGACACCGGCAACGGCGGCTACACCCACAAATTCTTCCGCTACGCCCGCAGCCCGGAAGAGATGCGCCAGCAGCGCGACGCCATCGCCGACTGGTCGCGCCAGAGCTACGGCTGGATGGGGCGCACCCCGGACTACAAGGCGGCGTTCGGCTGCGCGCTGGGCGCCTATCCGGAATTTTACGGCCAGTTCGCCGACAACGCCCGCCACTGGTACAAGCGGATCCAGGAAACCGGGCTGTACTTCAACCACGCCATCGTTAACCCGCCGATCGACCGCCACAAGCCGGTCAACGAGGTGAAGGACGTCTACATCCAGGTGGAGAAAGAGACCGACGCCGGCATTATCGTCAGCGGCGCCAAGGTGGTGGCCACCAACTCGGCGCTGACCCACTACAACTTTATCGGCTTCGGTTCGGCGCAGGTGATGGGCGATAACCCGGACTTTGCGCTGATGTTCGTGGCGCCGATGGACGCCGAAGGGGTGAAGCTGATCTCGCGCGCCTCCTACGAACTGGTGGCCGGCGCTACCGGCTCGCCGTTCGACTACCCGCTTTCCAGCCGCTTCGACGAGAACGATGCGATCCTGATAATGGATCATGTGCTGATCCCCTGGGAAAACGTACTGATCTACCGCGATTTCGACCGCTGCCGCCGCTGGAGCACCCAGGGCGGCTTCGCCCGGCTGTTCCCGCTGCAGGCCTGCGTGCGCCTGGCGGTGAAGATGGACTTCATCACCGCGCTGCTGCAAAAGAGCCTGTCTTGCACCGGGGTGCTGGAGTTTCGCGGCGTGCAGGCCGATCTGGGCGAAGTGGTGGCCTGGCGCAACCTGTTCTGGTCGCTGAGCGACGCGATGTGCGCCGAAGCCACCCCATGGGAAAACGGCGCCTACCTGCCGGATTCCGCCGCGCTGCAGACCTACCGGGTAATGGCGCCGATGGCCTACACCAAGGTGAAGCACATCATCGAGAAGAACGTCACCAGCGGCCTGATCTACCTGCCGTCCAGCGTGCGCGACATGAACAACCCGGAGATCGACAAGTATCTGTCCCGCTATGTGCGCGGATCGGACGGCATGGATCACGTTGAACGCATCAAGATCCTCAAGCTGATGTGGGATGCCATCGGCAGCGAATTCGGCGGCCGCCATGAGCTGTACGAGATCAACTACGCCGGCAGCCAGGATGAGATCCGCCTGCAGTGCCTGCGCCACGCGCAGGGATCCGGCACCATGGATCGGATGATGCAGATGGTCGACAAGTGCCTGGCGGACTACGATCAGCACGGCTGGAAGGTGCCGCACCTGCATAACAATGGCGATATTAATCAGCTGGATAATCTGCTGAAGTAA
- a CDS encoding FadR/GntR family transcriptional regulator → MPITRLENPRIYRQIADQLKRLIENNEFPPGSRLPSERDLAQQLQVSRASVREALIALEVIGLVDVKVGNGVIVRAQTAASQEPVMAQAGRNQWAEIDDELNIELDFNAELPPFSLLQTRLLIEPETAALAARHATDEELAGIRAAYEQNCRDNRANSATHPGDRLFHIRIAQASGNPAYAFIIGHLLGHRYGSMFRVLQRHYTPDDMPHRSELEHRAILAAIEARDVRGARKAMKAHLDEVIAIFARAQ, encoded by the coding sequence ATGCCGATCACCCGACTGGAAAACCCGCGTATTTACAGACAGATAGCCGACCAGTTAAAGCGGCTGATCGAGAACAACGAATTTCCGCCCGGCAGCCGTCTGCCTTCGGAACGCGATCTTGCCCAGCAGCTGCAGGTCAGCCGCGCCTCTGTGCGCGAGGCGCTGATCGCGCTGGAAGTGATTGGGTTGGTGGATGTCAAAGTCGGCAACGGCGTGATCGTTCGCGCGCAAACCGCGGCGTCGCAGGAGCCGGTCATGGCGCAGGCCGGGCGTAACCAGTGGGCGGAGATCGATGACGAGTTGAACATCGAACTGGATTTCAACGCCGAGCTGCCGCCGTTCTCGCTGCTGCAAACGCGCCTGCTGATCGAACCGGAAACCGCCGCGCTGGCGGCCCGGCACGCCACCGACGAAGAGCTGGCCGGCATCCGCGCCGCTTACGAGCAGAACTGCCGCGATAACCGCGCCAACTCCGCCACCCATCCTGGCGATCGCCTGTTCCACATCCGCATCGCTCAGGCCAGCGGTAACCCGGCCTACGCGTTCATCATCGGCCACCTGCTCGGCCACCGCTACGGCAGCATGTTCCGCGTGCTGCAACGCCACTACACGCCGGACGACATGCCGCACCGTTCCGAGCTGGAGCACCGGGCGATCCTGGCGGCGATCGAGGCCCGCGACGTGCGCGGCGCGCGCAAGGCGATGAAGGCGCATCTGGATGAAGTGATCGCCATTTTCGCCCGCGCGCAGTAG
- the hpaD gene encoding 3,4-dihydroxyphenylacetate 2,3-dioxygenase, which produces MTTKLTTQAVPAPDVVRCAYMEIQVTNLKAAREFYVDILGLVVTAEDEKTLYLRSMEEFIHHNLVLREGPVAAVAAFAFRVRTPEDVDRAEAYFNALGCRTERRVKGFVKGIGDAVRVEDPLGFPYEFFYDVQHVERLAWRYDLYTPGALVRLDHFNQITPDVPRAVEYIQGLGFRVTEDIRDENGVVYAAWMRRKATVHDTAMTGGAGPRMHHIAFATHEKHNILAICDKLGALRKSDLIERGPGRHGVSNAFYLYLRDPDGHRVEIYTQDYYTGDPDNPTVTWDVHDNQRRDWWGNPVVPSWYTEGSQVLDLDGQPQPVIERSAPSEMAVTIGADGFSYTREGDTEKGFKLGNTL; this is translated from the coding sequence ATGACGACAAAACTTACCACCCAGGCTGTCCCCGCTCCCGACGTTGTGCGCTGCGCCTATATGGAAATTCAGGTAACGAACCTTAAAGCGGCGCGCGAATTTTACGTCGATATCCTTGGCCTGGTGGTCACCGCCGAGGATGAGAAAACCCTGTACCTGCGTTCGATGGAAGAGTTTATCCACCACAACCTGGTGCTGCGCGAAGGCCCGGTGGCCGCCGTTGCGGCCTTTGCTTTCCGCGTGCGCACGCCGGAAGACGTCGACCGCGCCGAAGCCTATTTCAACGCCTTGGGCTGCCGCACCGAGCGCCGGGTGAAGGGCTTCGTCAAAGGCATCGGCGATGCGGTGCGGGTTGAAGATCCGCTCGGCTTTCCGTACGAGTTTTTCTACGACGTGCAGCACGTCGAACGCCTGGCCTGGCGTTACGATCTCTACACGCCGGGCGCGCTGGTGCGCCTCGATCACTTTAACCAAATTACGCCCGACGTCCCGCGAGCCGTGGAATACATCCAGGGGCTGGGCTTCCGCGTAACGGAAGATATCCGCGATGAAAACGGCGTGGTTTACGCCGCCTGGATGCGCCGCAAAGCCACGGTGCACGATACCGCGATGACCGGCGGCGCCGGGCCGCGCATGCACCATATCGCCTTCGCCACCCATGAAAAGCACAACATTCTGGCCATTTGCGACAAGCTCGGCGCGCTGCGCAAATCCGATTTGATCGAACGCGGCCCCGGCCGCCACGGCGTCTCCAACGCCTTCTATCTCTATCTGCGCGATCCCGATGGCCATCGGGTGGAGATCTATACCCAGGACTACTACACCGGCGATCCGGATAACCCGACCGTGACCTGGGATGTGCACGACAACCAGCGCCGCGACTGGTGGGGCAACCCGGTGGTGCCGAGCTGGTACACCGAAGGATCGCAAGTGTTGGATCTCGACGGCCAGCCGCAGCCGGTTATCGAACGCAGCGCGCCAAGCGAAATGGCCGTCACCATCGGCGCAGACGGTTTTTCCTACACCCGCGAGGGCGATACGGAAAAAGGCTTCAAGCTCGGCAACACCCTGTAA
- the ampH gene encoding D-alanyl-D-alanine-carboxypeptidase/endopeptidase AmpH produces MKNSFSALALALGLCAAPLAVQAAPPQLASQIVDQYAEHIFYNSGATGMALVVIDGNQVVNRSFGDTSPGNNLRPRPDSLIRIASITKLMTSEVMVKMAADGQVKLTDPLRKYAPKGANVPAYNARQPITLLNLATHTSALPREQPGKKPPKTPVFTWPTKAQRWQWLEHANVTVPPGVRASYSNLAYDLLADALSRAAGKPYSLLLKEKITAPLGMVDTTLTPSAEQCSRLMVASAGPSACRDTTAAAGSGGVYSTPRDMQRWMQQFLSSNAGGPRKSTAASEQTMYFQRNDLVSLKGMDVPGQADALGLGWVYMAPKDGLPGIIQKTGGGGGFITYMAMIPQKNVGVFVVVTRSELSKFTNMSDPVNRLVGDLAANKS; encoded by the coding sequence TTGAAGAACTCTTTCTCCGCTTTAGCGCTGGCGTTGGGCCTGTGCGCCGCGCCGTTGGCCGTGCAGGCCGCGCCCCCGCAGCTGGCGTCGCAAATCGTCGACCAGTATGCCGAACATATTTTCTATAACAGCGGCGCCACCGGTATGGCGTTGGTGGTCATCGACGGCAATCAGGTGGTTAACCGCAGCTTTGGCGACACCAGCCCGGGCAACAACCTGCGCCCGCGCCCGGACTCGCTGATCCGCATCGCCTCAATCACCAAGCTGATGACCAGCGAAGTGATGGTCAAAATGGCGGCGGATGGCCAGGTCAAACTGACCGACCCGCTGCGCAAATACGCGCCTAAAGGCGCCAACGTGCCGGCCTACAACGCGCGCCAGCCGATCACTCTGCTGAACCTGGCGACCCACACCAGCGCCTTGCCGCGCGAACAGCCGGGCAAAAAGCCGCCGAAGACGCCGGTATTCACCTGGCCGACCAAGGCGCAGCGCTGGCAGTGGCTGGAGCACGCCAACGTTACGGTGCCGCCGGGCGTGCGCGCCTCCTATTCCAACCTGGCCTATGACCTGCTGGCCGACGCGCTGTCGCGCGCCGCGGGCAAACCCTACAGCCTGCTGCTGAAGGAGAAAATCACCGCACCGCTGGGGATGGTCGATACCACCCTGACGCCCAGCGCCGAACAATGTTCGCGCCTGATGGTGGCTTCGGCCGGCCCGAGCGCCTGCCGCGACACCACCGCGGCGGCGGGCAGCGGCGGCGTCTACTCGACCCCGCGCGACATGCAGCGCTGGATGCAGCAGTTCCTCTCCTCCAACGCCGGCGGCCCGCGCAAGTCCACCGCCGCCAGCGAACAGACCATGTATTTCCAGCGTAACGATCTGGTGTCGCTGAAAGGCATGGACGTGCCTGGGCAGGCGGACGCGTTGGGCCTGGGTTGGGTGTATATGGCGCCGAAGGACGGCCTGCCGGGCATTATTCAGAAGACCGGCGGCGGCGGCGGTTTCATCACCTATATGGCGATGATCCCGCAGAAAAACGTGGGGGTATTCGTGGTGGTGACCCGCTCGGAACTGAGCAAATTCACCAACATGAGCGATCCGGTTAACCGGCTGGTGGGCGATCTGGCGGCCAACAAGAGCTGA
- the hpaX gene encoding 4-hydroxyphenylacetate permease encodes MNHVDSLPPANPAQQHKALTAAEQSVIKKLFRRLIIFLFVLFVFSFLDRINIGFAGLTMGKDLGLSSTMFGLAATLFYVTYVIFGIPSNIMLGIVGARRWIATIMVLWGIASTCTLFATGPTSLYLLRMIVGITEAGFLPGILVYLTYWFPAFYRARANALFMIAMPVTMAIGSLVSGYILALDGVMNLKGWQWLFLLEGIPSVLLGVAVWFYLDDTPAKARWLTDEEKASLKAMMDADRLQLVQPGGPSSQHALQQRSLWREVFTPVVLMYTLAYFCLTNTLSAINIWTPQILQSFNQGSSNIVIGILAAIPQICTIAGMVWWSKRSDRLQERKHHTALPYLFAAAGWLLASATDHSLIQLLGIVMASVGSFTAMAIFWTTPDRSISLEARAVGIAVINATGNIGSAVSPLLIGWFKDVTGSFNSGLYFVSALLIVGAVLVWRIPMTGSRPRATP; translated from the coding sequence ATGAACCACGTCGATTCGCTGCCGCCGGCCAACCCGGCGCAGCAACATAAAGCGTTAACCGCCGCCGAGCAATCGGTGATTAAAAAGTTATTTCGGCGCCTGATTATTTTCCTGTTTGTGCTGTTTGTTTTCTCTTTCCTCGACCGCATCAATATCGGCTTCGCCGGGCTGACGATGGGCAAGGATCTTGGTCTCAGTTCGACCATGTTCGGCCTGGCGGCGACGCTGTTCTACGTCACTTACGTGATCTTCGGCATTCCGAGCAACATCATGCTGGGCATCGTCGGCGCGCGGCGCTGGATCGCCACCATCATGGTGCTGTGGGGCATCGCCTCCACCTGCACCCTGTTCGCCACCGGGCCGACCAGCCTGTACCTGCTGCGCATGATCGTCGGCATTACCGAGGCCGGCTTCCTGCCGGGCATTTTGGTCTACCTTACCTACTGGTTCCCGGCATTTTACCGCGCCCGCGCCAACGCGCTGTTCATGATCGCCATGCCGGTCACCATGGCGATCGGCTCGCTGGTCTCCGGCTACATTCTGGCGCTGGACGGGGTGATGAACCTGAAGGGCTGGCAGTGGCTGTTCCTGCTGGAAGGCATTCCGTCGGTGCTGCTGGGCGTGGCGGTGTGGTTCTATCTCGACGACACCCCGGCCAAGGCCAGGTGGCTGACCGACGAAGAAAAAGCCAGCCTGAAGGCGATGATGGACGCCGACAGGCTGCAGCTGGTGCAGCCCGGCGGCCCGAGCAGCCAGCACGCGCTGCAGCAGCGCAGCCTGTGGCGTGAGGTCTTCACGCCGGTGGTGCTGATGTACACGCTGGCCTACTTCTGCCTGACCAACACCCTGAGCGCCATCAATATCTGGACGCCGCAGATCCTGCAGAGCTTTAACCAGGGCAGCAGCAATATCGTGATCGGCATTCTGGCGGCGATCCCGCAGATCTGCACCATCGCCGGCATGGTGTGGTGGAGCAAGAGATCCGATCGTCTGCAGGAGCGCAAGCACCATACCGCGCTGCCGTACCTGTTCGCCGCCGCCGGCTGGCTGCTGGCTTCGGCCACCGATCACAGCCTGATCCAACTGCTGGGGATCGTGATGGCCTCGGTCGGTTCCTTTACCGCCATGGCTATCTTCTGGACCACGCCGGATCGGTCGATCAGCCTGGAGGCGCGGGCGGTGGGGATCGCGGTGATCAACGCCACCGGCAACATCGGATCGGCGGTCAGCCCGCTGTTGATCGGCTGGTTCAAGGACGTGACCGGCAGTTTCAACTCCGGGCTGTATTTTGTTTCGGCGCTGTTGATTGTCGGCGCCGTACTGGTGTGGCGCATTCCGATGACGGGATCTCGCCCAAGGGCGACGCCTTAA